The DNA region GGATGCCTTTTCACGCTCCCCAGTTTCTGGTCCAGCATAAGCTGTGATGCGAAACCCGAAAAGCGTGCGGTAATAATGCGCCGCTTGTTTGGCATTGCCTACATAGAACTCAATGTGGTCAAAGTCGCTAAGCTGCAGCGCTTGATTGGATGCAAGGGTGGTGTATTGTTCGAGAACTTGCATAACCGTTGGATTTTGTATTAGCAAAAGTGCTGCAGAATTTAGCAAAAAGTTTAGGAAATAGGCTTGCGGCGTGGGGAGCAAAGAATCGATTGGACGCCTCACAATTAAGTAGCCTGCCTTCATTTCTATGAGAAAAAAGTGGAGCAAAGCGCTCCAAGAGTGGCACAGGCTAAACAGCTTTGCACCGATTCATCAGTCTACACCCTTTGCGTGAGGAATAAGTCAGGTGGCACTGTTCGTAGGCGTTGGAGCAGGCTGCAGAGTATGACGCAAGTGACTGCGGCGGTAGCCGTATAAGAAATAAATTGCAAGGCCGAAAGCAACCCAAAGTGCGAAGCGAATCCAGTTGGCCGTGCCCAATTCGGTCATCAAATAGCCAACCGAAAGCACAGCAAGGGCGGGGATAAGGGAAAATTCTCGCATGTAGCAGTAGTAAGCCAGAATAATGGTGCCAATTGCGTAGAGCGTTAGCGGTATGCGGTGTCCTATCTCTGTCCAGAGCGATTCATTGGTTTGCCCAATTGTGAAGAACGCCTGAAATCCTTGCCAATTAAAGACTGCCACCGAGCACCAAATAGCGATGACAATAAGTGGCACGAGGTATTTGCCATTCACAAATGGAATCTTGAACTTGCGCTGGATAAGTGGCTCTGACTTTTCCAGCACCATCACGCCGCTTGAAACCAAGAGAAACGCAAAAAGGGTGCCGATGCTGGTGAGGTCTGTCACGACAGTCATATTTGCAAAAAGTGAAGGAATCCCAACAAGGAGACCTGTAACAATAGTAGAAAATGAAGGGGTTTTGAATCGTGGATGAATTTTGGCAAAACGCTTGGGTAGAAGACCATCACGGCTCATCGCCATCCAAATGCGCGGTTGCCCGAGTTGAAAGACCAGCATCACAGACGCCATTGCAATCACGGCGCTGAAGGCAACCAGACCAGAAACCCACTGCAGGTTGGCGCCTTCAGGACCGAAAACAAAAGCTAAGGGGTCGCCCACATTGAGCAGCTTGTGATTGCTCATTCCTGTGAGCACAAGCGCAACAGCAATGTAGAGCAGTGTGCAAATAAGCAGCGAGTAAATCATTCCACGTGGCAGATCTCGCTGAGCATCTTTGCATTCCTCTGCAGTGGTAGAAATCGCATCAAAGCCGATATAGGCAAAGAACACAGCAGACACACCCTGCATCACGCCTGAAAGACCGTTTGGAGCGAAAGGACGCCAATTATCTGGATTGACATAAAAAGCACCCAGCACTACCACCAAAAGCACAATACCCACTTTCAGGAATACCATAATGTTCGTTGTAGTGCGTGATTCCTTAATGCCGATATAGACAATAGCAGTAATAATGGCGTTGATAAAGAAGGCGGGTAGGTCACATATCAAACGGAAGTTGCCAATCTGCGGGGCGCTTATCCAGGCCGTGTAGCCATCTAATGCGGTAGCAAAGTCTAGATTGTTTTTCAGAGCGTCTATTGAAACACCTTTCGCAAGCTCTGCTTCTACTTTGGCAGCGGCTTCTGAGGCAGTGAAGTAATCCATACAGAGGTAATCAGGAATGTGAATACCGTAGCCAGCCAGCAAGCCTGTGAAGTAGTCGCTCCACGAAATTGCGACGACGATGTTGCCGACAACGTATTCCATAATCAGTCCCCAGCCAATTACCCACGCAAAGAGTTCGCCAAAAGCAGCATATGCATATGTGTAAGCCGAGCCAGAAACTGGAATGAGAGAGGCAAACTCAGCATAGCAGAGCACCGAAAAACCGCAGGCAATAGCTGTAAAGACAAAGAGCAATGAAACAGCGGGACCACCAGAATACGCTGCATTGCCAATGGTAGAAAACACCCCTGCACCGACGACGGCAGCAATGCCTAACATGGTGAGGTCAAAGACCCCTAATGCTTTAACAAGTGAGTGTGCTGGCTCGCTATCTCCAAAGCCATTTTCTATGTCGTGTCGAATCTGTTGAATTGTTTTTTTGCGAAAGAGCGAGTGATTCAGCATATCTCAGGAAATAAGTTTTTCGCCTTACGCAGCCTTTTGCGTAGGCTGTACGTCAGTGTTGAGAGTGCAGCGGCGGCGATGCATAAGATAGGGCATTTAAAGCGACCAGTCAATTTTGCGCACAACCAGTACAGGGCATTCGCTGCGGCTGGAAACTTCTACTGCCGTAGTGCCTAAGAAAAACTGTTTGAACCCGCTTGCGCCGTGCGCCGAAAGAATGATGAGATCAATTGCATGTTCTTTGGCATACTTCAAAATTGCTCCGCCCGGCGTAATACCTTCAATGTGGTCATTCACAAAAAGTCGCTTAAGTCCATTGAGTGTGGCGGTGCGTTTCAGTGCATCCATCTCGAGCTTGGGGTCACGGGTTAGGGTGCTTTGCACTTGGCGGAAGTGCACAAGATGCACATCGGAATCATACTCTTTGGCAAACTTGAAGAGGTAGGGCAGGGCTTGTTGTGAAAGCTCAGAAAAATCGGTGGGGAAAAGTAACCGAATCGGACGAAACTTTTGCTCAGGGCGAGAAAAGACCATTAGAGGACAAGGTGCAGTGCGAATAATGCGGTAAGTTGTGCTGCCTAAAATGAACTGGTTGGTAATGCCCATACTGCGCGTCGCCATCATAATTAGACCCGCATGTTGCTCTTTACCAATGCGCGTAATCATCTCCGTGGGCTTACCGAATGCAGTCAGCATCGCAACCGATTGAGCTGTGCGCAATCGTGGCTGAATATGCATTTTCATTCGATTCTGCGAATCTTGCTCCAAGGTGCGACGGAGCATTGAGATGTCGCTGCTGGATTTACGATAGGGAGCATACTCTGGTGCAAGGTCATCGACCACATTGAGGATCGTGATTTTGGAATTAAAAATCTCTGCAACTTTGGTTGCATGCTCCACAACCGCTTGCGATTGCGGCGAAAAATCCACTGGGCAGAGAATGTTTCGAACCACCGCTTGTTGCATAGTCAAGGTTCTGTCAGGGTTTGAGTGTTCGAGACCAATTTCTGAATGAGATCCAGCGTCAAAAGTGGTTCATCGAGCTGAGGCGTGATGCCTTTAAGCGCTAAATCAGCTTTGTGCAAAGCCAGCAGGGCCCGCTCAATGTCGCTGATGGAAAAGACTTCTGCATACCGCCGATACTCTTTAAGGAAGTAAATCTGCCCACCGAA from Chloroherpetonaceae bacterium includes:
- a CDS encoding amino acid permease, translated to MLNHSLFRKKTIQQIRHDIENGFGDSEPAHSLVKALGVFDLTMLGIAAVVGAGVFSTIGNAAYSGGPAVSLLFVFTAIACGFSVLCYAEFASLIPVSGSAYTYAYAAFGELFAWVIGWGLIMEYVVGNIVVAISWSDYFTGLLAGYGIHIPDYLCMDYFTASEAAAKVEAELAKGVSIDALKNNLDFATALDGYTAWISAPQIGNFRLICDLPAFFINAIITAIVYIGIKESRTTTNIMVFLKVGIVLLVVVLGAFYVNPDNWRPFAPNGLSGVMQGVSAVFFAYIGFDAISTTAEECKDAQRDLPRGMIYSLLICTLLYIAVALVLTGMSNHKLLNVGDPLAFVFGPEGANLQWVSGLVAFSAVIAMASVMLVFQLGQPRIWMAMSRDGLLPKRFAKIHPRFKTPSFSTIVTGLLVGIPSLFANMTVVTDLTSIGTLFAFLLVSSGVMVLEKSEPLIQRKFKIPFVNGKYLVPLIVIAIWCSVAVFNWQGFQAFFTIGQTNESLWTEIGHRIPLTLYAIGTIILAYYCYMREFSLIPALAVLSVGYLMTELGTANWIRFALWVAFGLAIYFLYGYRRSHLRHTLQPAPTPTNSAT
- a CDS encoding universal stress protein; its protein translation is MQQAVVRNILCPVDFSPQSQAVVEHATKVAEIFNSKITILNVVDDLAPEYAPYRKSSSDISMLRRTLEQDSQNRMKMHIQPRLRTAQSVAMLTAFGKPTEMITRIGKEQHAGLIMMATRSMGITNQFILGSTTYRIIRTAPCPLMVFSRPEQKFRPIRLLFPTDFSELSQQALPYLFKFAKEYDSDVHLVHFRQVQSTLTRDPKLEMDALKRTATLNGLKRLFVNDHIEGITPGGAILKYAKEHAIDLIILSAHGASGFKQFFLGTTAVEVSSRSECPVLVVRKIDWSL